Genomic window (candidate division KSB1 bacterium):
CCGCAGGCCCGCATGCGGCAGTAGAGGCCCACTACTTCGGTTCCCATCGCCACCGCCAGGTGCAGTGGGCCGGTGCTATTGCTGATCACCAGGTCGGCCATGCTCACCAAGGCGGCCAGCTCTTTGAGCGTTGTACGGCCGTCAAGGCGCAAAGGTTTCTGCCGGCAAAGCTCATACAGCCGGTCTACCAGCGGCCTTTCTCCCGCTGTTCCGGTGATGACCACCGCCGCGTGCAGCTCGGTGCTGAGACGGTCCGCCAGCCTGGCAAAGTGCTCCACGGGCCAGTCGCGCGCCGAACCCCCACTGCCAGGGTGAATGACGACTAACTTGTGCGCGGACGTGAGCCATGTTCCTAACATACCCGTGACGCGGGCCTCAGTCTCAGGGTCCTTAGGGATCTTGAATGCCACTCGCGAAGGGCGGGGAGCGAGAGGCGCGACCAGGTCCAGGTTGAGGTCGAGCTCGTGGCGCGGCACAGCTTTGCGGTGTACCGGTACGCGCTCGGTGAAAAGAAATGAGTAGGCACGGTATGCCGTCCCTACCCGCTGAGGTACAGACGCGGCCAAAGCAAGGGCCAGACGCAGGGTGGGATGGAGCAGGACAGCCGCATCAAAAGCCCTCTTCCGCAGTGAGCGCACGAGGCGGAACCAGCCGGTAATCCCATGATGTTGGCCCTCGACCTCGTCCACCAAAACTTCGTCCAGGTCTGGGTAATCATTGACGATTGGCGCAATGGGAGGGGAGGTGAGCAGAGTCACGTGGCATCCGGGATGGGCCTCTTTCAAGGCCGTCAACACGGGCAAGGAGAGAATCAGATCGCCAAGGCGATCCGTGCGCACCACTAAGAATTTGCGGCCACGGTTTGTGTTCACCCCACATCCCTCCGTTCCCCGGTCTCCCGGACGACCACCAGGTCATTCAACACGGGCACGATGCGATCCACTTCTCGCGCGATAAGGTCGGCACACTCGCGGTAGGTGGTGAGGTCGCCGCCGATAGGGTCCGGCACTTCGCCGTTGTCGGCAATCTCCTGGGGTGGTCGCGCAAAGGTGCGGAGCAGATACACTCGCTCGCCAGCTTCCGGATAGTGTTTCTTCAAGAAACGGACATGGTCCTGCTCCATGACCAGGATCAGGTCCGCCCAGTCGACGAGCTTCTTGCTCACTCCTTGTGAGCGGTGTGTGCTGATGTCAGCCCCACGCTCGGCTGCGGCGCGGATGGCCAGCGGTGTGGCAGGCGCGTCGTCTATGCCCAAAGTGCCCGCCGACCTGATGAGAATGCGGTGCCTGAGATGGGGAGGGAGTTTGGCGCGCAGAATTCCCTCGGCCATAGGGCTGCGACAACTGTTGCCGGAGCAGACAAAGAGAATGCGGAATCTTCGGCTCATTGGCGGCCCTCGAGCGCTGCCCTAATGCGCTGTTCCGGGATGGCGCCTGCACGGAGCACCACGGGCGGATGTATGCTGACGTCGACGATCGTGGAGGGGACAGCGGAAGGAGAGCGCCCGCCGTCGATAATCAGGTCTAGCTGCCGGCCCAGGGCTGCCTCTACTTCCGCGGCCGTGGTGGGCTCCCGCTCTCCCGAGCGGTTGGCGCTGGTGGCCGTGATCGGGCCACATAGAGCTGCAAGCTCGCGGCAAAGCCGACTTGCCGGAATGCGCACTGCTACCTTGGCCTGCCCGCGCAAGGCAGGCATTCGCACGCCTTTTGCCAATGGCAGGACGAGCGTCAGCGGCCCCGGCCAGAACGCTTCCATGAGCTTTTGTGCCGCTTCCGAAGGTTTTGCACCGAGCCCTTGGAGCTGATCTGCATCCGCGACGATCAGGCTCAGAGCCTTGCTGGCTTGGCGCCCCTTGATCGCAAAAATCCTGCTCACCGCCGCGTCGTTGTGGGGGTCAGCGCCTAACCCGTACACTGTGTCGGTGGGATAGGCGATGACTCCCCCTTGGCGGATGACCTCCGCAGCCTGTGCCAGGAGCGCCATATCCGGTGTGTCCGGGTTCACCATGATCAGTTGCATTGGACTCCACAGGCTTGCCGATCCCGCGGTGGCGCTGCCTCTTGCCAAAGCGCGCGCACCTGCTCAAACACCTCTGTTGCCCTGATGGCCGTCATGCACTCGTGAGTGCCGATGGGGCACTTTCGCCCGCCGTGGATACCGCAGGGCCGGCACAGGAGCTCCTTTTGGACGACTGCATGCCCCTGGCCGATGGGGCCAAAACCGAAGCTGGTCACGGTAGGGCCGAAGATGGCCACGGTGTGCGTACCCATCGCTACGCCCAGGTGGAGCGGGGCACTGTCGTTGCACACAAGCACGCGACAGCGCCGGATGAGCTCGGCCGACTGCCGGAAACTGAGTTTGCCCGCCGCATTGATCGCGCCTTTGCCGATCGCTGCCACCACATCTTGGGCGAGCGGGCGGTCTTCGGGTCCACCCACTACCACCACGGTGGCGCCGAGCTTCTCCACGGCCAGCACTCCCACTTCTGCAAAGCCATGCGGCGTCCAACGTTTGGTCGGCCAGATGGAACCAGGGGCTATGGCGAGCAGAGGTGCGCGCTGATCGACGCCTTCCAGCAGTTGGTCCACCCGTGTGCGGTCTCCTGCGTCTGGAAAGACTTCAGGCTGCAACCCATCTGCGGTTCCACCGATGGCTTGGAGAAGCGCAAGGTTCCGCTCTATCTCGTGCTGGGTGCGGTCGTAAACTACCCGGTGGGTATAGAAGGGCCCGCCAGGGAACACGGCGAATCCCACACGCACAGGAATCCCTGCCGCCCAGGCCAGAAGCGCGGTTCGAAGCGAACGGTGCGGCAGAAGTGCAAGGTCGAATCTCCGCCGGCGGAGCCGACGCACCAGTCGCGCGAACGCCGCCACCCCGGCCTCTTCGCCCCGTTTATCGTAGGTTATTAGCTCGTCGATATGAGGATTTGTCTCCAGCAGGTTGGCCGCAACCGGGGTCGAAAGAAATGTTATGGTGGCCTCGGCAAAACTCTTGCGCGTGGCCCTCACCATGGGGGTGCACAGCACCACGTCCCCGGGAAAGGCTGTCTGCACGATGAGCACGGATCGGTAGGGCACCAGTGGTCGGTCTTCCAGCATGGAGGCTACTCGACTCGTACCCCGCCCGGTCTGGTCTTCCAACGGCGGTGCATCCAGAACCAGTGGTCAGGGTACTGGCGCACGTATCGCTCCAGGATGGACGTATAGGCCTGGGTGATGCGGCGAACGTTTTCTTCGCTCAGCTCGCCCACTTCCCCTGGAGTGGCAAGGTCGAAGTAGATGCGATGATAGGCGTGATCCTCTCTGACCGCAGAGCCGAAAATGATCGGTGCACCAGTCTTCAGGGAAAAGACCGCCGGCCCTCGTGGCGTCGAGGCCGGGTGTCCCAGGTAGTTGACGAACACACCGTTCTTGCCCGCATCTTGGTCGGAGAGCAAGGCAACCATCTTTCCTTCGCGCAGAGCCTTGATAACACCGCGCACGGCCACGCCCATGTGGATGATAGTGATACCCATGCGCTGGCGATAGCGGTTCATCAGGTCGTCGATGAGCTTGTTGTGCTGCTCGCCAACAAGGAAAGCTTCCGGATAGCCGAGTGCGCGAATGGCCGCGCCCATGAGCTCCCAGTTCCCAAAGTGGCCGCCCACGAAAATGGCACCTTTGCCGTTGCGCATCGCCCACTCCAAGAGCGAGTGGTCGGGCACTATGACTTTGGCAAGAACCTTCTGGGGCGTCAGGTCAGGGAATCTGATGTACTCGATGGTCATCTTCACAAAGTTTTGGTAAGCACGGTGAGCAATGCTTTCCAGTTCTTCCGCAGTTTTTTCCGGAAAAGCGCGCGCCAGATTGTCCAGTGTAACCCTTCGCCTGATCTTGAGCACCTTGAAGGTAAAGGTGCCGACCCAGTCGCCCAGGCGGAGGGAGGTTTCCCAGGGAAGCAAACGGACAATGATAGCCATGATGGCCATTAGCCAGAATTCCAGCAGATGTCGGAGGCGCAGTGTCACGGGTTATTCACTCTCCCACGGTTGCAAGTCTTCTTGCTCTTTTGCTTCCTGTTCCCAGGCGCGCACGGTCTTCCGCGTGCGCAGGCGCACGGCCACAAAGGCCGCACCCGCCAGGGCTAGGATCAGCACCCAGAGGGGCCAGTCCAGCTCGGCAAGGAACGCCCATCGGTACCTCTTCCGCACGAAATTGAGCCACTCCTGCTGAAACTCCCAGGTATCTCGATCGATAGCACGCTCAAACGCCACATCGATATCCTGTCCCTTGGCCGCGGAGGCCAGAATGATGCGCATGGCATCCAGGCCGTAAGTCTGCACCAGGTAGTCGACGGCCAGAAAGCTCTCCTGGTAGGCCAGCCGCGCCTTCTGCTCCGGGAAG
Coding sequences:
- a CDS encoding glycosyltransferase family 9 protein → MNTNRGRKFLVVRTDRLGDLILSLPVLTALKEAHPGCHVTLLTSPPIAPIVNDYPDLDEVLVDEVEGQHHGITGWFRLVRSLRKRAFDAAVLLHPTLRLALALAASVPQRVGTAYRAYSFLFTERVPVHRKAVPRHELDLNLDLVAPLAPRPSRVAFKIPKDPETEARVTGMLGTWLTSAHKLVVIHPGSGGSARDWPVEHFARLADRLSTELHAAVVITGTAGERPLVDRLYELCRQKPLRLDGRTTLKELAALVSMADLVISNSTGPLHLAVAMGTEVVGLYCRMRACGPERWGPYGRLDSVLTPEVEPCDHCTGAKCPHWDCMAAISVDQAFALAARKLAASHSRHRTSR
- a CDS encoding glycosyltransferase family 9 protein, which codes for MLEDRPLVPYRSVLIVQTAFPGDVVLCTPMVRATRKSFAEATITFLSTPVAANLLETNPHIDELITYDKRGEEAGVAAFARLVRRLRRRRFDLALLPHRSLRTALLAWAAGIPVRVGFAVFPGGPFYTHRVVYDRTQHEIERNLALLQAIGGTADGLQPEVFPDAGDRTRVDQLLEGVDQRAPLLAIAPGSIWPTKRWTPHGFAEVGVLAVEKLGATVVVVGGPEDRPLAQDVVAAIGKGAINAAGKLSFRQSAELIRRCRVLVCNDSAPLHLGVAMGTHTVAIFGPTVTSFGFGPIGQGHAVVQKELLCRPCGIHGGRKCPIGTHECMTAIRATEVFEQVRALWQEAAPPRDRQACGVQCN
- a CDS encoding L-threonylcarbamoyladenylate synthase translates to MQLIMVNPDTPDMALLAQAAEVIRQGGVIAYPTDTVYGLGADPHNDAAVSRIFAIKGRQASKALSLIVADADQLQGLGAKPSEAAQKLMEAFWPGPLTLVLPLAKGVRMPALRGQAKVAVRIPASRLCRELAALCGPITATSANRSGEREPTTAAEVEAALGRQLDLIIDGGRSPSAVPSTIVDVSIHPPVVLRAGAIPEQRIRAALEGRQ
- a CDS encoding lysophospholipid acyltransferase family protein, which translates into the protein MTLRLRHLLEFWLMAIMAIIVRLLPWETSLRLGDWVGTFTFKVLKIRRRVTLDNLARAFPEKTAEELESIAHRAYQNFVKMTIEYIRFPDLTPQKVLAKVIVPDHSLLEWAMRNGKGAIFVGGHFGNWELMGAAIRALGYPEAFLVGEQHNKLIDDLMNRYRQRMGITIIHMGVAVRGVIKALREGKMVALLSDQDAGKNGVFVNYLGHPASTPRGPAVFSLKTGAPIIFGSAVREDHAYHRIYFDLATPGEVGELSEENVRRITQAYTSILERYVRQYPDHWFWMHRRWKTRPGGVRVE
- a CDS encoding low molecular weight protein arginine phosphatase, with product MSRRFRILFVCSGNSCRSPMAEGILRAKLPPHLRHRILIRSAGTLGIDDAPATPLAIRAAAERGADISTHRSQGVSKKLVDWADLILVMEQDHVRFLKKHYPEAGERVYLLRTFARPPQEIADNGEVPDPIGGDLTTYRECADLIAREVDRIVPVLNDLVVVRETGERRDVG